The Petropleomorpha daqingensis genome includes a window with the following:
- a CDS encoding MOSC domain-containing protein: MSGVLREIWRTASAAAPMQRLPAATLLAGVGLDGDRYALGGGTWAQYPQLEKQLTLIDADEVAAVADETGSALLPGDTRRNLVTTGIELPALVGGWFAVGETLLFGAKRCPPCTHLERLTGIRLVKAMVHRGGINAAVFVGGPIREGDVVRAVAEDEAGARGAPTGEGRPVPRIV, from the coding sequence GTGAGCGGCGTGCTGCGCGAGATCTGGCGGACGGCGTCGGCGGCCGCGCCGATGCAGCGGCTGCCCGCCGCGACCCTGCTGGCCGGCGTCGGGCTGGACGGCGACCGGTACGCGCTCGGCGGCGGGACGTGGGCGCAGTACCCCCAGCTGGAGAAGCAGCTGACGCTGATCGACGCCGACGAGGTCGCCGCGGTCGCGGACGAGACCGGCTCTGCCCTGCTGCCCGGGGACACCCGCCGGAACCTGGTGACGACGGGCATCGAGCTCCCGGCGCTGGTCGGCGGCTGGTTCGCCGTCGGCGAGACGCTGCTGTTCGGGGCGAAACGGTGCCCGCCGTGCACGCACCTGGAGCGGCTGACCGGGATCCGGCTGGTCAAGGCGATGGTGCACCGCGGCGGGATCAACGCGGCGGTCTTCGTCGGAGGGCCGATCCGGGAGGGCGACGTCGTCCGGGCCGTGGCGGAGGACGAGGCGGGGGCGCGCGGGGCGCCGACGGGCGAGGGGCGGCCCGTGCCCCGCATCGTCTAG
- a CDS encoding energy-coupling factor transporter transmembrane component T — translation MTLALYVPRTSPVHRAPAGLKLLVLVALGVLLFAFPSLPVAAGALAAVLLVALAGARLPVGLLARQARAVAVWVAAIVVLQVAVGDLPTAVATGLRLLALVLAAAVVTATTRVTAMVAVVERLCAPLRLVGVRPSRVGLALAMTLRFIPLVAERADRIREAQAARGGSTRGPRALLRLVVPLLVSVLQLAHTVSEALDARGADGALS, via the coding sequence ATGACCCTCGCCCTCTATGTTCCGCGGACCAGTCCCGTGCACCGGGCGCCGGCCGGGCTCAAGCTGCTCGTACTGGTCGCGCTGGGCGTGCTGCTCTTCGCCTTCCCCTCGCTGCCGGTGGCGGCCGGGGCCCTGGCCGCGGTGCTGCTGGTGGCCCTGGCAGGAGCCCGGCTGCCGGTCGGGCTGCTGGCCCGCCAGGCGCGCGCGGTGGCGGTCTGGGTCGCCGCGATCGTCGTCCTCCAGGTCGCGGTCGGCGACCTGCCGACGGCGGTGGCGACCGGCCTGCGGTTGCTGGCCCTCGTGCTCGCCGCGGCCGTGGTGACCGCGACGACGCGGGTGACCGCGATGGTCGCCGTCGTCGAGCGGCTGTGCGCGCCGTTGCGGCTCGTCGGGGTGCGTCCGTCCCGGGTGGGGCTGGCGCTGGCGATGACCCTGCGCTTCATCCCGCTGGTCGCCGAGCGCGCCGACCGGATCCGCGAGGCGCAGGCGGCCCGCGGCGGCTCGACACGGGGGCCGCGGGCCCTGCTGCGCCTCGTCGTCCCGCTGCTGGTCTCGGTGCTGCAGCTCGCGCACACGGTCAGCGAGGCGCTCGACGCGCGCGGCGCCGACGGGGCGCTGTCGTGA
- a CDS encoding energy-coupling factor ABC transporter ATP-binding protein, producing the protein MRRRSAGPQAVADPSRGIELVGVAHAYGERTVLDGIDLRLTERRIGIIGANGGGKSTLARLLNGLVLPSAGRVLVDGLDTRSALREVRRRVGFVFQDPDAQIVHPTVAEDAGYGLENQGVPTAERAARVAEVLERYGLAGHADHPAHLLSGGQKQLLAIAGVLVMRPARIVFDEPTTLLDLVNARRVARVIEELPQAVVVVTHDLDLLDGFDRVLVVDAGRIVEDGPAEQSVRAYRKLMADR; encoded by the coding sequence GTGAGGCGCCGCTCGGCCGGCCCGCAGGCCGTGGCCGACCCATCGCGGGGCATCGAGCTCGTCGGCGTCGCGCACGCCTACGGCGAGCGGACGGTGCTCGACGGGATCGACCTGCGGCTGACCGAGCGCCGGATCGGGATCATCGGCGCCAACGGCGGCGGCAAGAGCACCCTCGCCCGGCTGCTCAACGGGCTCGTGCTGCCCTCCGCCGGCCGGGTGCTGGTCGACGGCCTGGACACCCGCTCGGCACTGCGCGAGGTGCGGCGCCGGGTCGGGTTCGTGTTCCAGGACCCCGACGCGCAGATCGTGCACCCGACCGTCGCCGAGGACGCCGGGTACGGGCTGGAGAACCAGGGTGTGCCGACGGCCGAGCGGGCCGCGCGCGTGGCCGAGGTGCTCGAGCGGTACGGGCTGGCCGGTCACGCCGACCACCCCGCGCACCTGCTCTCCGGCGGGCAGAAGCAGTTGCTGGCCATCGCCGGGGTGCTGGTCATGCGTCCGGCGCGGATCGTGTTCGACGAGCCGACGACGCTGCTCGACCTGGTCAACGCCCGCCGGGTGGCCCGCGTGATCGAGGAGCTGCCCCAGGCGGTGGTCGTGGTGACCCACGATCTCGACCTGCTCGACGGCTTCGACCGGGTGCTCGTCGTCGATGCCGGCCGCATCGTGGAGGACGGGCCCGCCGAGCAGTCGGTGCGCGCCTACCGGAAGCTGATGGCCGACCGGTGA
- a CDS encoding biotin transporter BioY → MKTRDLAYIALFAALTAVLGLLPAIPVPAVPVPITAQTLGVMLAGAVLGARRGFLALLLFLVVVAIGLPVLSGGRGGLSVFVSPSAGFLYSWPVAALVTGLLTEAFWRRFNLAWAMVATLVGGIVVVYAIGIPFISVYSDVPLSAAFTGSLVFVPGDVVKAVVAALVAVAVRRAYPVIERPRRAPAAP, encoded by the coding sequence GTGAAGACCCGCGATCTGGCCTACATCGCGCTGTTCGCCGCGCTGACCGCGGTGCTCGGCCTGCTGCCGGCGATCCCCGTGCCGGCGGTGCCGGTGCCGATCACCGCGCAGACGCTCGGCGTGATGCTGGCCGGGGCGGTCCTGGGTGCCCGCCGCGGCTTCCTCGCTCTGCTGCTGTTCCTGGTGGTCGTGGCGATCGGCCTGCCGGTCCTGTCCGGCGGCCGGGGCGGCCTGTCGGTGTTCGTGTCCCCGAGCGCCGGCTTCCTCTACTCGTGGCCCGTCGCGGCGCTGGTCACCGGCCTGCTGACCGAGGCGTTCTGGCGGCGGTTCAACCTGGCGTGGGCGATGGTGGCCACCCTGGTCGGCGGGATCGTGGTCGTCTACGCGATCGGCATCCCGTTCATCAGCGTCTACTCCGACGTCCCGCTGTCGGCGGCATTCACCGGCTCGCTGGTGTTCGTGCCGGGCGACGTCGTCAAGGCGGTCGTCGCCGCGCTGGTGGCCGTGGCCGTGCGGCGCGCCTACCCGGTGATCGAGCGGCCGCGGCGGGCGCCGGCCGCCCCGTGA
- a CDS encoding globin: protein MSESSRTLPSARTFFDEVGGHPTFVALVHRFYEGVRQDPVLAPLYPQDDWDGAETRLRMFLEQYWGGPTTYSQERGHPRLRMRHAPFAIGPAERDAWLSHMRDAVDSLGLTDEQDATLWGYLEMAAFSMQNRH, encoded by the coding sequence ATGAGCGAGTCGAGCCGCACCCTGCCCTCGGCCCGGACCTTCTTCGACGAGGTCGGCGGGCACCCGACCTTCGTCGCGCTCGTGCACCGCTTCTACGAGGGCGTCCGCCAGGACCCCGTGCTCGCGCCGCTGTACCCGCAGGACGACTGGGACGGCGCCGAGACCCGGCTGCGGATGTTCCTCGAGCAGTACTGGGGCGGGCCGACCACCTACTCGCAGGAGCGCGGGCACCCGCGGCTGCGGATGCGGCACGCGCCGTTCGCGATCGGCCCGGCCGAGCGCGACGCGTGGCTGTCGCACATGCGCGACGCCGTGGACTCCCTCGGGCTGACCGACGAGCAGGACGCCACGCTGTGGGGCTATCTGGAGATGGCGGCCTTCAGCATGCAGAACCGCCACTGA
- a CDS encoding MFS transporter, with the protein MLAVREFRPLLGNFLLSTIGDELARVALTVLVYQRTSSALLSAITFAISYLPWLIGGPVLSALADRLPRQRVMVATDAGRAVLVALMAVPGMPLPALLALMFVLAMCSPPFESARSALVADVLEGDRYAVANSMTNVGLQVAQVVGFVAAGALVTVLDPAGALLIDAATFVVSAIWLAFGLQRRPAPTSDAERQSLLRDALEGFRFIQRSPRLLAIIAVLWLGTAFIYAPEGIAAPLVAELGLGATGVGILLAANPLGVTVGGLAVARLVAPRRREQLIPGLVVLSLVPMVLAGLTAGLAEPGVLTFGVVVALLFVSGLGSAWMIPLNAAFVQAVPASHRGRAFGVAVSGLYGMQGLGALAAGAAAEVLAPSGVVVVCGALGLAAVVLPLLAFVRTQGHVAAERAAAGRSVS; encoded by the coding sequence GTGCTCGCCGTCCGGGAGTTCCGGCCGCTGCTGGGCAACTTCCTGCTCTCGACCATCGGCGACGAGCTCGCCCGCGTCGCGCTGACCGTCCTGGTCTACCAGCGGACGTCGTCGGCGCTGCTCTCGGCGATCACCTTCGCCATCAGCTACCTGCCGTGGCTGATCGGCGGGCCGGTGCTCTCGGCGCTGGCCGACCGGCTGCCGCGGCAGCGGGTGATGGTCGCGACCGACGCCGGGCGGGCGGTGCTGGTCGCCCTGATGGCGGTGCCGGGCATGCCGCTGCCCGCCTTGCTCGCGCTCATGTTCGTGCTGGCGATGTGCTCCCCGCCGTTCGAGTCGGCCCGCTCGGCCCTGGTCGCCGACGTCCTCGAGGGCGACCGGTACGCGGTGGCCAACTCGATGACCAACGTGGGCCTGCAGGTGGCGCAGGTGGTCGGCTTCGTCGCGGCCGGTGCGCTGGTGACCGTGCTCGACCCCGCCGGCGCGCTGCTCATCGACGCGGCGACGTTCGTCGTCTCGGCGATCTGGCTGGCGTTCGGGTTGCAGCGGCGGCCGGCGCCGACCAGCGACGCGGAGCGGCAGTCGCTGCTGCGCGACGCCCTGGAGGGCTTCCGGTTCATCCAGCGCTCGCCGCGGCTGCTCGCGATCATCGCCGTCCTCTGGCTGGGGACGGCGTTCATCTACGCGCCGGAGGGCATCGCCGCCCCGCTGGTCGCCGAGCTCGGCCTGGGCGCGACCGGGGTCGGCATCCTGCTGGCCGCCAACCCGCTCGGGGTGACGGTCGGGGGCCTGGCCGTGGCCCGGCTGGTCGCTCCTCGTCGTCGCGAGCAGCTCATCCCCGGGCTCGTCGTCCTCTCCCTCGTGCCGATGGTGCTGGCCGGGCTGACCGCCGGCCTCGCCGAGCCGGGGGTGCTGACGTTCGGTGTGGTCGTCGCGCTGCTGTTCGTCTCCGGCCTCGGCTCGGCCTGGATGATCCCGCTCAACGCCGCGTTCGTGCAGGCCGTGCCGGCGTCGCACCGGGGGCGGGCGTTCGGCGTGGCGGTCAGCGGCCTCTACGGCATGCAGGGGCTGGGTGCGCTCGCCGCCGGTGCGGCCGCCGAGGTGCTCGCGCCCAGCGGTGTCGTGGTCGTGTGCGGTGCGCTGGGGCTGGCCGCCGTCGTCCTGCCGCTGCTCGCGTTCGTGCGTACGCAGGGTCACGTGGCAGCCGAGCGGGCTGCCGCGGGACGATCGGTGTCATGA
- a CDS encoding mechanosensitive ion channel family protein translates to MSASLSVFTAAADDLTSAAAGLFTQEWWQDNAETLIAKPLRIALIVVLAVVLRVVVNRGIRRLTDRTATGAVPSVLRPWRRRGRRADDVGAETIAARRSQRAAAIGSVLRSFSSFVILGVAVVLILGELGVNLAPILASAGVIGVALAFGAQNLVKDFIAGIGIILEDQYGVGDVVDLGEATGTVEAVGLRITRLRDSHGVVWYVRNGEVLRVGNKSQGFAQVVIDMPVAHDTDLERCRSVMQEVADAMYAEQEWSDVLLAEPESLGVESITTAGVTLRLTVRTTNADQWRVGRELRQRLNERFVAEGFKAPAPVLAGASPAGTP, encoded by the coding sequence ATGAGCGCCTCACTGTCCGTGTTCACTGCCGCCGCCGACGACCTCACGTCCGCGGCGGCAGGCCTGTTCACGCAGGAGTGGTGGCAGGACAACGCCGAGACCCTCATCGCCAAGCCGCTGCGGATCGCGCTGATCGTCGTCCTGGCCGTGGTGCTGCGGGTGGTCGTCAACCGCGGCATCCGCCGGCTCACCGACCGCACCGCCACCGGCGCGGTGCCGAGCGTGCTGCGTCCCTGGCGCCGGCGCGGCCGGCGGGCCGACGACGTCGGTGCCGAGACGATCGCCGCCCGGCGGTCGCAGCGGGCCGCGGCGATCGGCTCCGTGCTGCGCAGCTTCTCCTCGTTCGTGATCCTCGGCGTCGCCGTCGTGCTGATCCTCGGCGAGCTGGGCGTCAACCTGGCCCCGATCCTGGCCAGCGCCGGCGTCATCGGGGTCGCGCTGGCCTTCGGCGCGCAGAACCTGGTCAAGGACTTCATCGCCGGGATCGGGATCATCCTCGAGGACCAGTACGGCGTCGGGGACGTCGTCGACCTCGGTGAGGCCACCGGCACGGTGGAGGCCGTGGGCCTGCGGATCACGCGGCTGCGCGACTCGCACGGCGTGGTCTGGTACGTGCGCAACGGCGAGGTCCTGCGGGTCGGCAACAAGAGCCAGGGCTTCGCCCAGGTGGTCATCGACATGCCGGTGGCCCACGACACCGATCTCGAGCGCTGCCGCTCGGTGATGCAGGAGGTCGCCGACGCCATGTACGCCGAGCAGGAGTGGTCCGACGTGCTGCTCGCCGAGCCCGAATCGCTCGGCGTCGAGTCGATCACCACCGCCGGGGTGACCCTCCGGCTGACGGTGCGCACCACCAACGCCGACCAGTGGCGGGTGGGCCGCGAGCTGCGCCAGCGGCTCAACGAGCGGTTCGTCGCCGAGGGCTTCAAGGCCCCGGCCCCGGTGCTGGCCGGCGCGTCCCCGGCAGGCACCCCCTGA
- a CDS encoding prolyl oligopeptidase family serine peptidase, whose product MRYPEADRLDLVEDLHGHRVADPYRWLEDDDDPRSAAWTAAQDALAAEHLAALPLRARFADRLEELVHAGAVGVPAWRGERAFSTRRDPGQEHAVLRVREADGTVRVLVDPMALDPEGTTTLDAWAPSWEGDRLAYQVSVGGDEESLLYVLDVATGEILDGPVDRCRYSPVAWLPGGEELYYVRRLAPDQVPAGEEQFHRRVWRHRVGGDPADDVLVHGEGSDPSTYFGVRTSRDGRWLVVSASIGTAPRDDVWLADLAGDGTLRDLQVGVDAQTTAWVARDGRLWLMTDRDAPRWRLAVTDPTDPADWRDVIPQADDAVLSDIALLDGPDGDLQVLAVHSVDATDRLSLWAADGSGRLTDLAAPGVGSIAGVVARPEGGTEAWVGYTDYATPPSVFHWDGDTLAEEERAPVAGDVPPLTVVETHATSKDGTPVHLFVLSPTGRADQPRPTVLYGYGGFNVALTPAYSAQALAWVAAGGVWAVANLRGGSEHGEEWHRAGMREHKQNVFDDFAAAGEHLVAEGWTTHGQLAVMGGSNGGLLVGATLTQRPDLAAAVVCSAPLLDMVRYERFGLGRTWNDEYGTAEDPTELGWLLGYSPYHAVREGTAYPAVLFTTFESDTRVHPLHARKLAAALQQATTGEAPIVLRRETSVGHGARAVSRTVGLAADQLAFLAAATGLA is encoded by the coding sequence ATGCGCTATCCCGAGGCTGACCGGCTCGACCTGGTCGAGGACCTGCACGGACACCGGGTCGCCGACCCCTACCGCTGGCTCGAGGACGACGACGACCCCCGCAGCGCGGCGTGGACCGCCGCGCAGGACGCGCTCGCTGCCGAGCACCTGGCCGCGCTGCCGCTGCGCGCGCGGTTCGCCGACCGGCTCGAGGAGCTCGTGCACGCCGGCGCGGTCGGCGTCCCCGCCTGGCGCGGCGAGCGGGCGTTCTCCACCCGCCGCGACCCCGGCCAGGAGCACGCGGTGCTGCGCGTCCGTGAGGCCGACGGGACCGTGCGCGTGCTGGTCGACCCCATGGCGCTCGACCCCGAGGGCACCACCACGCTCGACGCGTGGGCGCCGTCCTGGGAGGGCGACCGGCTGGCCTACCAGGTCTCGGTCGGCGGGGACGAGGAGTCGCTGCTCTACGTCCTCGACGTCGCGACCGGCGAGATCCTCGACGGCCCGGTCGACCGCTGCCGCTACTCCCCCGTCGCCTGGCTGCCCGGCGGCGAGGAGCTCTACTACGTCCGCCGGCTCGCCCCCGACCAGGTGCCCGCCGGCGAGGAGCAGTTCCACCGCCGCGTCTGGCGGCACCGCGTGGGGGGCGACCCGGCCGACGACGTCCTCGTGCACGGCGAGGGCAGCGACCCGTCCACCTACTTCGGGGTGCGGACCAGCCGCGACGGCCGCTGGCTGGTCGTCTCCGCCTCGATCGGCACCGCGCCCCGGGACGACGTCTGGCTGGCCGACCTCGCCGGCGACGGAACCCTCCGCGACCTGCAGGTCGGCGTCGACGCGCAGACCACCGCCTGGGTGGCCCGCGACGGCCGGCTGTGGCTGATGACCGACCGCGACGCCCCCCGCTGGCGGCTCGCCGTCACCGACCCGACCGATCCCGCGGACTGGCGCGACGTGATCCCGCAGGCCGACGACGCCGTCCTGTCCGACATCGCGCTCCTCGACGGCCCGGACGGCGACCTGCAGGTGCTCGCCGTCCACTCGGTCGACGCCACCGACCGGCTGTCGCTGTGGGCCGCGGACGGCTCGGGCCGGCTGACCGACCTGGCCGCCCCCGGGGTCGGCAGCATCGCCGGCGTCGTCGCGCGGCCCGAGGGCGGCACCGAGGCCTGGGTGGGCTACACCGACTACGCCACGCCGCCGTCGGTCTTCCACTGGGACGGCGACACCCTCGCCGAGGAGGAGCGGGCGCCGGTGGCGGGCGACGTGCCGCCGCTGACCGTCGTCGAGACGCACGCGACGTCGAAGGACGGGACGCCGGTCCACCTGTTCGTGCTCTCGCCCACGGGTCGGGCGGACCAGCCGCGCCCGACCGTCCTCTACGGCTACGGCGGCTTCAACGTCGCGCTCACCCCGGCCTACTCGGCGCAGGCGCTGGCCTGGGTCGCGGCCGGCGGCGTCTGGGCGGTGGCCAACCTGCGCGGCGGCTCGGAGCACGGCGAGGAGTGGCACCGCGCCGGCATGCGCGAGCACAAGCAGAACGTGTTCGACGACTTCGCCGCCGCCGGCGAGCACCTGGTCGCCGAGGGCTGGACGACGCACGGGCAGCTGGCCGTGATGGGCGGCTCCAACGGCGGCCTGCTGGTGGGGGCCACGCTCACCCAGCGGCCCGACCTCGCCGCCGCGGTGGTCTGCAGCGCGCCGCTGCTGGACATGGTCCGCTACGAGCGCTTCGGCCTGGGCCGCACCTGGAACGACGAGTACGGCACCGCCGAGGACCCCACCGAGCTCGGCTGGCTGCTCGGCTACTCGCCGTACCACGCCGTGCGGGAGGGCACGGCCTACCCGGCGGTGCTGTTCACGACGTTCGAGTCCGACACGCGGGTGCACCCGCTGCACGCCCGCAAGCTGGCCGCGGCGCTGCAGCAGGCGACCACCGGCGAGGCGCCGATCGTGCTGCGCCGGGAGACCTCGGTCGGGCACGGTGCCCGGGCGGTCAGCCGCACGGTCGGCCTGGCCGCCGACCAGCTGGCGTTCCTGGCCGCCGCGACCGGCCTGGCGTGA
- a CDS encoding HNH endonuclease — protein sequence MLNATYEPLCVVSSRRAIVLVLAEKAEPVDTAVELVHSETIVLPVPVVVRLTRYVRVPYPAQVPLSRRAVFTRDGQTCVYCGSSATSIDHVVPRSRGGTHTWDNVVAACRRCNHTKADRSLAELGWVLPHPPRTPSGAAWRLLGARTVDPRWREWLGVPESVSA from the coding sequence TTGCTCAACGCCACCTACGAGCCGTTGTGCGTCGTCTCCAGCCGGCGCGCGATCGTGCTCGTCCTCGCCGAGAAGGCCGAGCCGGTCGACACCGCCGTCGAGCTCGTGCACTCGGAGACGATCGTGCTGCCGGTGCCGGTCGTCGTCCGGCTGACCCGCTACGTGCGGGTGCCCTACCCGGCGCAGGTGCCGCTCTCGCGCCGCGCCGTGTTCACCCGCGACGGGCAGACCTGCGTGTACTGCGGCAGCTCGGCGACCAGCATCGACCACGTCGTCCCCCGCAGCCGCGGCGGCACGCACACCTGGGACAACGTCGTCGCCGCCTGCCGGCGCTGCAACCACACCAAGGCCGACCGGTCGCTGGCCGAGCTCGGCTGGGTGCTGCCGCACCCGCCGCGCACGCCGTCCGGCGCCGCGTGGCGGCTGCTCGGCGCGCGCACCGTCGACCCGCGCTGGCGGGAGTGGCTCGGCGTTCCTGAGAGCGTCTCCGCGTGA
- a CDS encoding SCO6745 family protein translates to MTSPATARRLWALGEPFHALLYFTDECVRAGEDVGLTGFWNGYFAFRAAPLGVVGAPVVTATFYNFAPAFVRRRVPGVWETVTPAQALAARLAGVDAAVRRVFGEEWPASAEAAETAELVRIAAEAADVVGRPLAAANAGLPELDPPHLQLWQDLTTLREHRGDGHNAALLARGIDGIGAHVLAAAAGRSDRGWLIKARGWDDDAWAGGVARLTERGWLADEELTAEGTATVAAIEADTDRLALAPWQELGDARCDRLAELLAPIRRAVLAADAWKPGNPIGVPDPD, encoded by the coding sequence GTGACGTCTCCTGCCACGGCTCGGCGCCTGTGGGCGCTGGGCGAGCCCTTCCACGCCCTGCTCTACTTCACCGACGAGTGCGTTCGGGCAGGCGAGGACGTCGGCCTGACCGGATTCTGGAACGGCTACTTCGCGTTCCGCGCCGCGCCGCTCGGCGTCGTCGGCGCGCCGGTGGTGACGGCGACCTTCTACAACTTCGCGCCCGCGTTCGTGCGGCGCCGGGTGCCCGGGGTGTGGGAGACGGTGACCCCGGCGCAGGCGCTGGCGGCCCGGCTGGCGGGGGTCGACGCCGCGGTGCGCCGAGTGTTCGGCGAGGAGTGGCCGGCGTCGGCCGAGGCCGCGGAGACCGCGGAGCTGGTCCGGATCGCCGCCGAGGCGGCCGACGTCGTCGGCCGGCCGCTCGCCGCCGCGAACGCCGGCCTGCCCGAGCTCGACCCGCCGCACCTGCAGTTGTGGCAGGACCTCACCACGCTGCGGGAGCACCGCGGCGACGGGCACAACGCGGCGCTGCTGGCGCGCGGGATCGACGGCATCGGCGCGCACGTGCTCGCGGCCGCGGCCGGGCGGTCCGACCGCGGCTGGCTGATCAAGGCCCGCGGCTGGGACGACGACGCGTGGGCCGGCGGGGTCGCCCGGCTCACCGAGCGCGGCTGGCTGGCCGACGAGGAGCTCACCGCCGAGGGGACGGCGACCGTCGCGGCGATCGAGGCCGACACCGACCGGCTGGCGCTCGCGCCGTGGCAGGAGCTGGGCGACGCCCGCTGCGACCGGCTGGCCGAACTGCTCGCACCGATCCGCCGCGCCGTCCTCGCCGCCGACGCCTGGAAGCCCGGCAACCCGATCGGCGTCCCCGACCCCGACTGA
- the pip gene encoding prolyl aminopeptidase, translating to MDDHRYPPIEPYEFGMLDVGDRHSLYWEVCGNPDGKPALVLHGGPGSGCSEGMRRLFDPARYRIVLLDQRNAGRSTPSAAEPVVDLSTNTTAHLIDDIERLRTHLGVERWLVWGGSWGVTLALAYAQAHPRRVSELVLAAVTSGDRRETDWITRDMGRVFPREWERFRGGVPADERDGDLSAAYSRLLHDPDPAVRAQAAQDWCDWEDTHVSLAPDAEPYLSVADPAFQLAFARVVTHYWSNGCFLADGQLLRDAGALAGIPGVLVHGRYDVSGPLDTAWALHKAWPGSDLVVIGDAGHGGTGMTQAVVAATDRFADEVSRA from the coding sequence ATGGACGACCACCGGTACCCGCCGATCGAGCCGTACGAGTTCGGCATGCTGGACGTGGGCGACCGCCACTCCCTCTACTGGGAGGTCTGCGGCAACCCGGACGGCAAGCCCGCGCTCGTCCTCCACGGCGGCCCGGGGTCCGGGTGCTCGGAGGGCATGCGCCGGCTGTTCGACCCGGCGCGCTACCGGATCGTGCTGCTCGACCAGCGCAACGCCGGGCGGAGCACGCCGTCCGCGGCCGAGCCGGTCGTCGACCTGTCGACCAACACCACGGCGCACCTGATCGACGACATCGAGCGGCTGCGGACGCACCTCGGCGTCGAGCGCTGGCTCGTGTGGGGCGGGTCGTGGGGTGTCACGCTCGCCCTGGCCTACGCCCAGGCGCACCCGCGGCGGGTGAGCGAGCTCGTGCTCGCCGCCGTCACGAGCGGCGACCGGCGCGAGACCGACTGGATCACCCGCGACATGGGCCGGGTGTTCCCGCGCGAGTGGGAACGGTTCCGCGGCGGGGTGCCGGCCGACGAGCGGGACGGCGACCTGTCGGCCGCCTACAGCCGGCTGCTGCACGACCCGGATCCCGCCGTGCGCGCGCAGGCCGCCCAGGACTGGTGCGACTGGGAGGACACCCACGTCTCCCTCGCCCCCGACGCCGAGCCGTACCTCTCGGTCGCCGATCCCGCGTTCCAGCTCGCCTTCGCCCGGGTCGTCACGCACTACTGGTCGAACGGCTGCTTCCTGGCCGACGGGCAGCTGCTGCGCGACGCCGGGGCGCTGGCCGGCATCCCCGGGGTGCTCGTGCACGGCCGGTACGACGTCAGCGGACCGCTGGACACCGCCTGGGCGCTGCACAAGGCGTGGCCGGGCAGCGACCTGGTCGTCATCGGGGACGCCGGCCACGGCGGCACGGGGATGACCCAGGCCGTCGTGGCCGCGACCGACCGGTTCGCCGACGAGGTTTCGCGCGCTTAA